The Opitutales bacterium ASA1 genome window below encodes:
- the lpxD_2 gene encoding UDP-3-O-(3-hydroxymyristoyl)glucosamine N-acyltransferase, with product MTYTAASIAELLGGEVVGDGSTLLTGFSAAENARAGDLTFAEKDAYFAAAEASAAAAILVSGPFTSATKVVIRVRNARVAAARVLPLFFPPPEFAAGVHPSAIVDASAQIDATAHIGPCCVIGAGVVIGARTALLGGNHVGTECRIGDDVRLFPNVVLYAHTQIGHRVAIHAGTVIGSDGYGYVFDQGRHLKIPQVGRVVIEDDVEIGANSAIDRAALGVTVIGAGSKLDNLVHVAHNVVFGRHCLVMGQCGFAGSTHFGDYCVIASQSGVAGHLKIGNQVTVGGKSGVTRDVADKETVLGFPAAPHQQTKRQWIAQQKLPDMLVRMREMEKQIAAVATRLG from the coding sequence ATGACCTACACTGCCGCTTCCATCGCGGAACTACTCGGAGGCGAAGTCGTCGGCGACGGCTCGACTCTCCTCACCGGTTTCAGTGCCGCCGAGAACGCTCGCGCCGGCGATCTCACGTTTGCGGAGAAGGACGCTTACTTCGCGGCCGCGGAGGCGAGTGCGGCGGCTGCGATCCTCGTGTCCGGTCCGTTCACTTCGGCGACGAAGGTCGTGATCCGCGTGCGCAACGCCCGCGTGGCGGCGGCGCGTGTGCTGCCGTTGTTTTTTCCGCCGCCGGAGTTCGCGGCCGGCGTCCATCCGAGCGCGATCGTCGATGCGTCCGCGCAGATCGACGCCACGGCGCACATCGGGCCGTGTTGCGTGATCGGCGCGGGGGTCGTGATCGGTGCCCGCACGGCCTTGCTGGGAGGGAACCACGTCGGGACCGAGTGTCGCATCGGCGACGACGTGCGGCTGTTTCCCAACGTCGTGCTCTACGCGCACACGCAGATCGGGCATCGCGTCGCGATCCATGCGGGGACCGTGATCGGGTCCGACGGTTACGGATACGTGTTCGATCAGGGCAGGCATCTGAAGATCCCGCAGGTCGGCCGCGTGGTGATCGAGGACGACGTGGAAATCGGCGCGAACAGCGCGATCGATCGCGCCGCGCTCGGCGTCACCGTGATCGGCGCTGGCTCGAAGTTGGACAACCTCGTGCACGTGGCGCACAACGTCGTCTTCGGCCGCCATTGCCTCGTGATGGGGCAATGCGGTTTCGCCGGCAGCACGCATTTCGGCGACTACTGCGTCATCGCTTCGCAGTCGGGCGTGGCGGGGCACTTGAAGATCGGCAATCAAGTCACGGTCGGCGGGAAGTCGGGCGTCACGCGCGACGTCGCCGACAAGGAGACGGTACTCGGGTTTCCCGCCGCGCCTCATCAACAGACGAAGCGGCAATGGATCGCGCAACAGAAACTGCCCGACATGCTCGTGCGGATGCGCGAAATGGAGAAACAGATCGCTGCCGTCGCGACCCGGCTCGGCTGA